From a single Hymenobacter sp. YIM 151500-1 genomic region:
- a CDS encoding putative sulfate/molybdate transporter produces MPLTAPSPSRRLRFDRNELAGAFGDLGTDLPLLIGVVAASGMDSAGVLILFGLMQVFSGWWYGMPMPVQPLKAFAALVIAQKLPDRVIFGGGLAIGVGMLVLSVSGLVDALARLVPKPVVRGIQFGLALQLATLALKEYVPADGLPGYVLAAAGFLLTVVLLGNRRWPAALVVIALGVAYALLFKLDLATAQRAVGLRLPTWHVPQWPDIVTGALLLALPQISLSLGNSVLATRQVAHDYFPERNLTVRQISFTYALMNLINPFLGGFPVCHGSGGMVGHYTFGGRTGGSVVLYGLLFLGLGLLLSQGFQQVVQIFPLPILGVLLLFEALTLASLLRDVSSSRPELLVALLVGLLCAGLPYGYLVGLTVGTALYYAMQRGWVGLGK; encoded by the coding sequence ATGCCCCTCACCGCCCCCTCTCCTTCCCGCCGCCTGCGCTTCGACCGAAATGAGCTGGCCGGTGCCTTCGGCGACCTGGGCACCGACCTGCCGCTGCTGATTGGAGTGGTGGCTGCCTCGGGCATGGACAGCGCGGGCGTGCTCATCTTGTTCGGGCTGATGCAGGTGTTTTCGGGGTGGTGGTACGGCATGCCCATGCCGGTGCAGCCGCTCAAGGCCTTTGCCGCCCTGGTTATTGCCCAGAAGCTGCCCGACCGGGTTATCTTCGGGGGCGGGCTGGCCATTGGGGTCGGTATGCTGGTGCTGTCGGTGTCGGGACTGGTGGATGCCCTGGCCCGGCTGGTGCCCAAGCCCGTGGTGCGGGGCATTCAGTTTGGGCTGGCCTTGCAGCTGGCGACGCTGGCGCTGAAAGAATACGTGCCTGCCGATGGGCTGCCCGGCTACGTCCTGGCTGCCGCCGGCTTTCTGCTGACGGTGGTGCTGCTGGGCAACCGCCGCTGGCCGGCCGCTCTGGTGGTTATTGCCCTAGGCGTGGCCTACGCCCTGCTCTTCAAGCTCGACCTGGCCACTGCCCAGCGGGCCGTGGGCCTGCGCCTGCCTACTTGGCACGTGCCCCAGTGGCCCGACATTGTCACCGGCGCCCTGCTGCTGGCTTTGCCCCAGATTTCGCTGTCCTTGGGCAACTCCGTGCTGGCCACCCGCCAGGTCGCCCACGACTACTTTCCGGAGCGCAACCTCACCGTGCGGCAAATCAGCTTCACCTACGCCCTGATGAACCTGATAAACCCGTTTCTGGGCGGCTTCCCGGTATGCCACGGCTCGGGCGGCATGGTGGGGCACTACACGTTTGGGGGCCGCACGGGCGGCTCGGTGGTGCTGTATGGGTTGCTGTTTCTGGGGCTGGGCCTGCTGCTGAGCCAGGGTTTTCAGCAAGTGGTCCAGATATTTCCCTTACCCATCCTGGGCGTGCTGCTGCTCTTCGAGGCCCTGACCCTGGCTAGCCTGCTCCGCGACGTCAGCAGCTCCCGCCCCGAGCTGCTGGTGGCCTTGCTGGTGGGCCTGCTCTGCGCCGGCCTGCCCTACGGCTACCTGGTGGGCCTGACCGTGGGCACAGCCCTGTACTACGCCATGCAGCGCGGCTGGGTAGGCCTGGGAAAGTAG
- a CDS encoding alpha/beta hydrolase produces MKVLLIILGLGLGLYAAVCLLLYVKQESLLFFPTRLPADYQFRFPGRFTERWVTAADGTRLHGLLFRAETDSAKGLIFYLHGNGGALDSWGSVAPLYTRQGYDVFLLDYRGYGKSQGHISSEAQLRADAEVAYQQLLPEYPEARTVVLGYSLGTGVAAWVAAHHRPRLLILQAPYYSLRDVARHHFPWVPGFLVRYPLRTYQQLPQVQAPIVVFHGDQDEVIPHESARKLRPLLKPKDQFITLPGAGHNGMTENPQYQQVLAGIL; encoded by the coding sequence ATGAAAGTGCTACTGATTATCCTTGGCTTGGGCCTGGGCTTGTACGCTGCCGTTTGCCTGCTCCTGTACGTGAAGCAGGAGAGTCTGCTGTTTTTCCCCACGCGCCTGCCGGCCGACTACCAATTCCGCTTCCCCGGCCGCTTCACCGAGCGGTGGGTGACGGCTGCCGATGGCACCCGCCTGCACGGTCTGCTCTTCCGGGCCGAGACGGATTCGGCCAAGGGGTTGATTTTCTACTTGCACGGCAACGGCGGCGCCCTCGACAGCTGGGGCAGCGTGGCCCCGCTCTACACCCGGCAGGGCTACGACGTGTTCCTGCTCGACTACCGCGGCTACGGCAAAAGCCAGGGCCACATCAGCAGTGAAGCGCAGCTACGAGCCGATGCGGAAGTTGCCTACCAGCAGCTCCTGCCCGAATACCCGGAGGCCCGGACCGTAGTGCTGGGCTACTCGCTGGGCACGGGTGTGGCTGCCTGGGTGGCGGCCCACCATCGGCCGCGGCTGCTTATCCTGCAAGCTCCTTACTACAGCCTGCGCGACGTGGCCCGCCATCATTTTCCGTGGGTGCCGGGCTTTCTGGTGCGCTACCCGCTGCGCACCTATCAGCAGCTGCCCCAGGTGCAGGCACCCATCGTCGTCTTTCACGGCGACCAGGACGAGGTGATTCCCCACGAATCGGCGCGGAAGCTGCGGCCCCTGCTGAAACCCAAGGACCAGTTTATCACGCTGCCCGGCGCGGGCCACAACGGCATGACGGAAAATCCTCAGTATCAGCAGGTGCTGGCTGGGATTCTATAA